A genomic window from Algoriphagus sp. Y33 includes:
- a CDS encoding HopJ type III effector protein: MNILDQIKNAPAAISFSEVIAHIDSHYEFTPTRFLNGTTVNEAGQNNGSCKIFSFAKLQNLTPIETLSLFGDFYLKDVLQNPDGTDHQNIRNFMQSGWEGIKFEDEALRPI; encoded by the coding sequence ATGAATATTTTAGATCAGATCAAAAACGCCCCTGCCGCTATTTCTTTTTCGGAGGTGATTGCGCACATAGATTCCCACTATGAATTTACACCCACCAGATTTTTGAATGGAACAACAGTAAACGAAGCAGGTCAAAACAATGGGAGTTGCAAAATCTTTTCCTTCGCAAAACTTCAAAACTTAACTCCGATAGAAACTTTGTCACTTTTTGGAGACTTTTACCTAAAAGACGTTTTGCAAAATCCCGACGGAACGGATCACCAAAACATCCGGAATTTTATGCAGTCAGGTTGGGAAGGGATCAAATTTGAGGATGAGGCTTTAAGGCCTATATAG
- a CDS encoding DUF1593 domain-containing protein: MRIPSKSLLVAIFLTLIFFSCQPTKTETVTETLGESKKPRTIVTTDGEIDDVDSFIRMLLYANEFQIEGLIYSSSMWHYKGDGKGTLFTSEMEMTKTMYGAIPDLRWPGVEWMNPLLDSYEEIYPKLSQHADGFPTADYLRSLVKVGNIDFEGEMEEDTEGSDFIKEKLLDDNMEPLYLQVWGGTNTIARALKSIEEDYKGTDEWESVYKKVTDKAILYAILDQDATYRKYIAPNWPDLKIFYNSSQFWCFAYAWKSAVPEPQHYLFEGEFIGNEIINNHGPLLKHYYSYGDGQKQEGDDEHIHGDSTKLENAQWGTFGVYDFISEGDSPAYLHLINVGLDNLDNPQWGGWGGRLVQSEEQPNRWEDGKNVMDFNPFTDTLDATYPQIRWVEGIQEDFAARADWCVMDYADANHPPVVKAVGTHSPSAKAGESLALSVETSDPDGDKLETKFWVYKEVGTYSGEVKLMAEGNNLQVQLDSSAKGQLHIIAEVKDNGAHPMTRYQRFVIKVD; this comes from the coding sequence ATGCGCATTCCATCTAAGTCTCTACTAGTGGCAATATTTCTGACGCTGATATTTTTCTCATGCCAACCTACCAAAACAGAAACGGTCACCGAAACTCTTGGAGAGTCCAAAAAGCCAAGGACAATAGTCACTACCGATGGAGAGATTGATGATGTGGATTCTTTTATCCGCATGCTGCTTTATGCCAATGAGTTTCAGATCGAAGGCTTGATTTATTCCTCGTCCATGTGGCATTACAAAGGCGATGGGAAAGGGACGCTTTTCACTTCGGAGATGGAAATGACCAAAACTATGTATGGAGCAATTCCTGATTTGCGCTGGCCGGGGGTGGAATGGATGAATCCGCTTTTGGATTCTTATGAAGAAATTTACCCAAAGTTAAGTCAGCATGCCGATGGTTTTCCTACAGCTGATTATCTGAGAAGCCTGGTGAAAGTAGGGAATATTGATTTTGAAGGAGAGATGGAGGAGGATACGGAAGGTTCGGACTTTATCAAAGAAAAACTGCTTGATGATAATATGGAGCCGCTTTACTTGCAGGTTTGGGGTGGTACGAATACCATTGCCCGTGCTTTAAAATCCATTGAGGAGGATTATAAAGGCACCGACGAATGGGAAAGTGTTTACAAGAAAGTGACAGACAAAGCCATACTGTATGCGATACTGGATCAGGATGCTACCTACAGAAAATACATTGCTCCCAACTGGCCTGATCTGAAGATTTTCTATAATTCAAGTCAGTTTTGGTGCTTTGCCTATGCGTGGAAAAGTGCTGTGCCTGAGCCACAGCATTACCTTTTTGAAGGGGAATTCATAGGAAATGAGATTATAAACAACCATGGTCCATTGCTAAAGCACTATTACAGCTATGGCGATGGACAAAAGCAAGAAGGGGATGATGAGCATATTCATGGAGATTCCACCAAACTGGAAAATGCACAATGGGGGACTTTTGGTGTTTATGATTTTATTTCTGAAGGAGACTCCCCTGCATACCTTCATCTAATCAATGTGGGTTTGGATAATTTGGATAATCCCCAATGGGGTGGCTGGGGAGGCCGGTTGGTTCAGTCGGAAGAGCAGCCCAACCGATGGGAAGACGGGAAAAATGTCATGGATTTCAATCCTTTTACGGATACACTAGACGCTACCTATCCCCAGATTCGCTGGGTGGAGGGAATTCAGGAGGACTTTGCAGCACGGGCAGATTGGTGTGTGATGGATTATGCAGATGCAAATCATCCTCCGGTAGTGAAAGCGGTCGGAACGCACTCGCCTTCGGCAAAGGCAGGTGAGAGTCTTGCCCTTTCTGTGGAAACTTCCGATCCGGACGGAGATAAGTTGGAAACCAAATTTTGGGTATATAAGGAAGTAGGAACCTACTCCGGTGAAGTGAAACTAATGGCAGAAGGGAATAATCTTCAGGTTCAGCTTGATTCAAGCGCAAAAGGCCAACTTCACATAATCGCCGAAGTCAAAGACAATGGAGCACATCCAATGACGAGGTATCAGCGGTTTGTGATTAAGGTTGATTGA